The following coding sequences are from one SAR202 cluster bacterium window:
- a CDS encoding zinc-binding dehydrogenase, with amino-acid sequence MANTGLSAVWHDEGNKFEIREFPVPEIEDNGVSIRVQATSVCGSDLHVWRGDGRTENDAPRDPFVFGHEMMGSVAGLGKNITTDSLRNPLKEGDRVVFSYFFPCMRCYNCIRGEMGACKFRMGRIPVNEWPVCNGGFAQYYYLRSPQFLFKLPDEIDDATAAPINCALAQVMEAFHIAKPRFGDNVVIQGAGGLGVNATAVAAEMGANKIIVIDGQKPRLDLAKQCGATDIINLTDYPTVESRVEKVMELTNGIGADIVIELVGFPAAVEEGVQMCRMRGTYLEVGHISPNSMVSLDVQKLVANQIRFHAIQHYDPWILPNAVNFVQKTLGKYPLTDVISHKFPIEDIENAFRTAEWLGTDKGSVVTRAIVTP; translated from the coding sequence ATGGCAAATACAGGTTTATCAGCAGTTTGGCATGACGAGGGAAATAAGTTTGAGATTCGAGAATTTCCAGTACCGGAAATAGAAGACAATGGTGTGAGTATACGGGTACAAGCAACTAGTGTATGTGGATCAGATCTTCATGTTTGGCGAGGTGACGGCAGGACAGAAAACGATGCACCGAGAGACCCTTTCGTATTTGGACATGAGATGATGGGCTCTGTAGCTGGTCTAGGTAAAAATATAACAACAGATTCTTTAAGAAATCCTCTCAAAGAAGGTGATAGGGTAGTATTCAGTTATTTCTTTCCTTGTATGCGTTGTTATAACTGCATTAGGGGGGAAATGGGAGCATGTAAATTTAGAATGGGAAGAATTCCTGTCAATGAATGGCCTGTATGTAATGGAGGATTTGCTCAATATTATTATTTAAGAAGTCCTCAATTTCTGTTTAAACTTCCTGATGAAATAGATGATGCAACTGCAGCTCCTATCAATTGTGCTTTAGCTCAGGTTATGGAAGCTTTTCATATAGCTAAACCACGATTTGGAGACAATGTTGTTATACAAGGTGCTGGAGGATTAGGCGTTAATGCTACGGCAGTTGCCGCAGAAATGGGAGCAAACAAAATCATTGTCATAGATGGACAAAAACCACGATTAGATCTTGCAAAGCAGTGTGGCGCCACCGACATTATAAATCTTACTGATTATCCAACAGTAGAGTCCAGAGTAGAAAAAGTAATGGAGCTTACAAATGGAATAGGTGCAGATATTGTTATAGAACTTGTTGGTTTTCCTGCAGCAGTAGAAGAGGGAGTACAAATGTGTCGAATGAGAGGGACATACCTTGAAGTCGGTCATATTTCTCCAAATAGCATGGTATCTCTTGATGTTCAAAAATTAGTAGCAAATCAAATTAGATTTCATGCAATACAACACTATGATCCATGGATACTTCCTAATGCGGTAAACTTTGTTCAGAAAACGTTAGGTAAATATCCATTAACTGATGTAATATCTCATAAATTCCCGATCGAAGATATTGAAAATGCCTTTCGAACAGCAGAATGGTTAGGAACAGATAAAGGAAGTGTTGTTACTCGTGCAATAGTAACGCCATAA